CGGAAAAGTTTGGAACGATTCTTATGCTATGGCTTGGAAACCTGTTTTTAGTCCTGACAGTAGCAAAGTGGCTGCTAAGGTTGAAAAGAATGGACGCTTTACCGTTGTTCTTGATGGAAAACCTTATGGCCAGGACTTTGAACAATGCTGGGAACCAATTTTCAGCCCATGTTCAACCAAGGTGCTTATCCGTGCTATTGATGGCGGAAAGTTTGTCCGCATCGTAGCTGACGTAAGTGATTTCTAACAGCCGGAGGCAATACGCATGAACTCTTTTTATGCATTCGTAGTAGGCCCTCTGGCGTGGATCGCTTGGGGCGTGTTTGTTTTAGGTTCCATATACAAGATGGTTTCAATGTACCAGCTTGCTAAAAAGAAGGACGGTTCGTCCTTGCACTATATGAGTTTCAAGTTCGGAATGCGTTCTATTCTGCACTGGCTCAATCCTGTAGGAACCCTTGGTTGGCAGAGCAATCCTTATACAGCTCTGGTAACTTTTGTTTTTCACATCTGTCTTGTCATTGTTCCATTGTTCCTTTTGGGACACGTGGTCCTCTGGGATCAGTTTTTCGGCATTACGTGGCCGACTCTCCCAGATACAGTTGCCGACATCATGGCCATTGTGCTCGTAGCTTGCTGCGTTTATTTTGGACTGCGCCGCTTTTTGCAGCGTGATGTACGTTTCCTGACTACCGGTAAGGACTGGGTAGCTTTGACTATTCCAGCTTTAACTTTTCTTTTCGGTATTCTGGCATATCACCAGATTGGAAGCCCCAAGGCAATGCTTATACTACATATCCTTTGCGGAGAAATTATGCTGATCAGCATTCCTTTCTCCAGACTCAGTCACATGCTGTTCGGTGTGTTCACCAGAGCTTACATGGGATCAGAGTTCGGCGGAGTCCGCCACTCAAAGGATTGGTAACCACATCCCCACAAGGAGTATTGAAATGACATTCGATAGGAAAATTAAGGATGCCGGGCTCGAGCGGGGCGTGTCCCGTCTGACACCTGAGCGCATCGAAACAGTTCTTAAGCAGGTTCTCGAAGGAGAGACCGGAGCAAAATTGAGGCTGTATGCAGAAACCTGCATGCGCTGCGGTATGTGTTCCGAAGCCTGCCATTATTATATGTCCCATGATGGTGACCCATCCTACTCTCCCGCAGGTAAGGTTCATCAGACAATGGGCGAAATCTTGCGCAATAATTGCAAAGTAACACCTGAGTTCGTCTACCAGATGGCCCAGATTGCATATACAGAATGTAACCTCTGTCGCCGCTGTGTTCATTATTGTCCACTTGGAATTGATACGGGTTACATCATGAGTGTTGTGAGACGTATGTGTCACAAACTAGGCGTAACTCCTCAGTATATTCAGGATACCTCTCACAGTCATGCAGCTACAATGAACCAGATGTGGCTTAAAGATGATGAGTGGATTGATACCCTGCAGTGGCAGGAAGATGAAGCCAGAGACGAAATGCCGGAACTTCGCATTCCTTTAGATAAGGAAGGCGCTGAGATATACTATTCAGTTATTGCTCCGGAACCTAAATTCCGTACTCAGCTGATTTATCAGGCTGCATTTATTATGAATTCAGCTGGTGTTGATTTTACTATGCCTACTTCACCGGGCTGGGACAACTCTGATATGTGTATGTTCTCCGGTGATTATGAAATGATGGGACGTTTAAAGAAAATTCATTTTGAGTCAGCTCTTGATCTCAAGGTTAAAAAGATTGTTATGGGTGAGTGCGGACACGCATTCCGTTCCATTTATGATCAGGGTAACCGCTGGGATGGATGGGAAATGTATCCCATTGAGGTTGTTCATTCTGTTGAATTTTTCTGGGAACTTATCAGTTCTGGCAAAATTAAGATTCGTGAAAAATTCCAAGAACCAATTACTATACATGATCCTTGTAACATCATTCGCGGACGCGGCTTGATGGAACAATCCCGCAAACTTGCTCACGCACTTTGCGATAATGTGGTTGAAATGCATCCTAACCTTGAGCACAACTATTGCTGTGCGGCGGGTGGCGGTGTTATCAACTGCGGACCTCCATTTAAGAATGTCCGTATGAAAGGTAACAGGATTAAGGCTGAGCAGTTAAAAGCCACTGGCGTTAAGACTATCCTTGCGCCTTGTCATAACTGCCACGGTGGGCTTGAAGATTTAGTCCATTACTATGAACTTGGCATGGATATTAAATTCTTCGGCGATCTTATCTATGATCTGATGGAAAAGCCTGAAGTGGAATAGGGGGAAGATTACAATGTTAAAAAGAGTATTAACTGTCGCGGCGGTTGTCGCATGTGTCTTTCTCTATATGATTCCAGCATTCTCTCAGGATGAAATAACATTCCTGAAGGATCCCGCTTTTATTCATCCAGAAAGACCTGCGGCTCCATTCATGCATGATATGCATAATGAAAAAGCTGGTATTGAAGATTGCGCAACCTGTCATCATGTATGGAAAGACGGAAAGGTTGTTGAAGATGAAAGCTCGGAAGATCAGTCATGTTCATCTTGCCATCAGGTTAAAGCTGAAGCAGGTAAAACAAGTCTCCGTAACGCTTATCACAAGCTTTGCATTAATTGTCACATCAAAAAAGACAAAGGCCCTGTAACTTGCGCCGGATGTCATCCAGACGGCGGAGCTGCTCCTGCCGGACATTAGTCCACTCGGACTCATTCATTGATTTAAGAAAGCCGCCTTTCCGTATGGAGAGGCGGCTTTTAAGTTAATGAGCATTGGGGTATAGAAACAATATATGAAGAAGTTGTTTTTAATAAATTGTCGTAAACCTATGGTTGATGCGTTTAAAGATGCAGGCCATGATGTCCGTTGTCTTTATACTACGGAACGTGAAGTGAATGTTTTGTATGAGTTGGAGAAACTTGAGTTTTCTCCAGATATACTTTTGCAGCAGGAATCGCTTGGTTGCAGAGTTTTTTTAAACGGGTTGGCTTCAATTGATTGCGTCCGTTTGTTCTGGTCAGTTGATACTCATATGAATATGCATTGGCATGGTTTGTATGGATCAATGTTTGACGGAGTGCTGACAACTCAGAAGAAATATATTTCATCTCTTGAAAAAGTTTGTACCGCTAAAATTTG
This sequence is a window from Desulfovibrio sp. UCD-KL4C. Protein-coding genes within it:
- the tmcC gene encoding TmcC family electron transfer complex membrane anchor subunit encodes the protein MNSFYAFVVGPLAWIAWGVFVLGSIYKMVSMYQLAKKKDGSSLHYMSFKFGMRSILHWLNPVGTLGWQSNPYTALVTFVFHICLVIVPLFLLGHVVLWDQFFGITWPTLPDTVADIMAIVLVACCVYFGLRRFLQRDVRFLTTGKDWVALTIPALTFLFGILAYHQIGSPKAMLILHILCGEIMLISIPFSRLSHMLFGVFTRAYMGSEFGGVRHSKDW
- the tmcB gene encoding electron transfer complex ferredoxin TmcB; translation: MTFDRKIKDAGLERGVSRLTPERIETVLKQVLEGETGAKLRLYAETCMRCGMCSEACHYYMSHDGDPSYSPAGKVHQTMGEILRNNCKVTPEFVYQMAQIAYTECNLCRRCVHYCPLGIDTGYIMSVVRRMCHKLGVTPQYIQDTSHSHAATMNQMWLKDDEWIDTLQWQEDEARDEMPELRIPLDKEGAEIYYSVIAPEPKFRTQLIYQAAFIMNSAGVDFTMPTSPGWDNSDMCMFSGDYEMMGRLKKIHFESALDLKVKKIVMGECGHAFRSIYDQGNRWDGWEMYPIEVVHSVEFFWELISSGKIKIREKFQEPITIHDPCNIIRGRGLMEQSRKLAHALCDNVVEMHPNLEHNYCCAAGGGVINCGPPFKNVRMKGNRIKAEQLKATGVKTILAPCHNCHGGLEDLVHYYELGMDIKFFGDLIYDLMEKPEVE
- the tmcA gene encoding acidic tetraheme cytochrome c3 TmcA, whose amino-acid sequence is MLKRVLTVAAVVACVFLYMIPAFSQDEITFLKDPAFIHPERPAAPFMHDMHNEKAGIEDCATCHHVWKDGKVVEDESSEDQSCSSCHQVKAEAGKTSLRNAYHKLCINCHIKKDKGPVTCAGCHPDGGAAPAGH